One Aegilops tauschii subsp. strangulata cultivar AL8/78 chromosome 2, Aet v6.0, whole genome shotgun sequence genomic window, TCTCGAGCCAAATTGACAACACCAAAGCCCGATTCTgcgagagcaagagcaagagcaatcTTGGTAGCCAAACCGTGAGCCTAATAGTAGCAGGGAAAGAATTACAGCAGCACTGTTTGTTTCATCACATCAGTTGCATAGAGCAGAGGGGTTGTGCTGCTCTGCTCATTGCTCGTGAGTTGTGTTCATCCCTACCATGTCAGTAAACGGAGCAGAAGGGGGCCGGGAGATGGGATGGGGGACGGTCCAACCGCGTACACGGCGACGGGGGATAGGGTGCGGAAGCTCGAAGCCGCTGGCGGCACCTAGCGATTCGCGCGCGAGCGTGTTTGGGGAGAGAggggagggaagaagaaggggggagGAGGGCGGGCGGCGAACCTCGAGGAGCGGCTCCTGCTGCGGCTGCTCCCCCATCGCCGGAGCAGATCCGCCGGGGGCGGGGTCTGGGAGCGATGAGAGATCGGAGGCGGCTGGGGCTGGGAACTCGGCTGAAGCTTGCGCGAGCGGAAGgggcgaggaagaggaggagcaaCCGAGGCGCGAATCTCCGTCGCCAGCGGAGCGGACGgacctggtggtggtggagtAGTTCCGCCACGACTTGGCGACGAAGGATTCGAGGAAAGCGAGGCGGCGAGAAAAAAGTTAAAATATTACACGCCGCGTGACCAAAGGTGGACGACGACAAGTCGGCCGGTCTAGGTGGTGCGGCGCGAACCGGTCCGGCCGGTTTGGTCGTATGACTAGGAAAGAAATTCGGCTGGTTTTCAGTCTGAAAAGTTAGCTTCATCCATGCTTCCAACAGCTGGACGCCCCAGACCCGCCCTAAACTCCCGGTCAAACCAGCACCTCTTGTATTCTGCCCAAATATGAGATGGATATGAGGCGCTCGGGCGCGTCCGCCGACCTCGCTGCAGGACGTGAATGTTTCCCTCGTCGACCATGACTATGAATCTTCTATGCGATAAACATATAAGATTCATACTGATGGTCTATCCTCTTGAGAAAGGTTGCAATGATGTCAAAAGCTTACCGCTTCTGGATGATCTGGCTATTTAAGCTGACTAACTAGCTTGTCacgcgggcgaggtgggactaataTGGATGTGAAAATCTTAAGTATGATCAATTTTCGGTGTGTTTTGACGGCCCCGCCGGCCCAAGACAGACATGATGATCATCTATTTTGAAAATAGGTATGTGATTGCAAATGGTACATTTTAAAGCCTGCCGGGTCACTGTCCGCTTGCGCGTCCGCAGACGTTTGAGGACCCAAATTTACGGGTTCCTGCCGTAGATGCTCTGACACACAACAACCCAAGTGTATAATACAATGACAATAATGTAACATATGGCGAGAAAAAAGTTAAAATATTACACGCCGCGTGACCAAAGGTGGACGACGACAAGTCGGCCGGTCTAGGTGGTGCGGCGCGAACCGGTCCGGCCGGTTTGGTCGTATGACTAGGAAAGAAATTCGGTTGGTTTCAGTCTGAAAAGTTAGCTTCATCCATGCTTCCAACAGCTGGACGCCCCAAACCGGTCAAACCAGCACCTCTTGTATTCTGCCCAAATATGAGGTGGATACGAGGCGCTCGGGCGCGTCCGCCGACCTCGCTGCAGGTCGTAGCGGTCCCACCTGCAGCCACGGAAGCTCATTTCTCTCTCATCGCCGCACCTAAATTTTAGTTCCACGTAGCCGCGCGAGGCGGATGCGACAGGCTTAAATAGCCGCGCCGGCGGATGACGGCAAACTTCTCTGTTGTTGCATAGATCAATCAATTCTAATCCGCAAAAAAAAAATATAGATCAATCAATTCTCGTTGTGCGAAAGAGATAACTTGACACTAGATTGCATTTTCATTAACCGATGATTCTTCATCGAGTGTCAAGTCCGTCTCGTTAGTATATGCTGATACCCTTACTATAGTGAcaatatatttttattttcttcatCCAGTTATATCGACACATTATGATTAAAAAAAAATACTGACGTGAATGTTTCCCTCGTCGACCATGATTATGAATCTTCTATGCGATAAACATATAAGATTCATACTGATGGTCTATCCTCTTGAGAAAGGTTGCAATGATGTCAAAAGCTTACCGCTTCTGGATGATCTGGCTATTTAAGCTGACTAACTAGCTTGTCACGCGGCGAGGTGGAACTAATACGGATGTGAAAATCTTAAGTATGATCAATTTTCAGTGTGTTTTGACAGCCCCGCCGGCCCAAGACAGACATGATGATCATCTATTTTGAAAATAGGTATGTGATTGCAAATGGTAAATTTTAAAGCCTGCCGGGTCACTGTCCGCTTGCGCGTCCGCAGACGTTTGAGGACCCAAATTTGCGGGTTCCTGCTGTAGATGCTCTGACACACAACCCAAGTGTATAATACAATGACAATAATGTAACATATGGCAAAATAACAAACAGATACTGGGAAATACCCTTTGGTTCCTAAGTGTTTATACATCTCATATGAGAAAAGAAATTAATAATTTAAAAAGGTCAacaaagtttgaatttttttaacaATAAACCTGATTTTTTTAACTCACATTAACCTGACTTTCTTTTGCACTAGTATATAAATTTTCACAAATAGAAAACCAGCGTTGACTTCAAGgcaaaaaaataacaaaaaatgTTTGCTAGTTATTATAGGTAACTATTCACACTATTTTGACCTTTTTTTGTCTTTTCTGAAAAGAAGTCAacaagatttttttttctttttgtggatttttttacAAGTACATTGAAAGGTAaagtttatttcaaaaatatttttatAATTTGTTAACCTTTTATTTAATTACTACTCTCCCCGTCTCTAAATacaagtctttctagagattccaatataaACCACATACCGATATATATAGTCAGGTAGATTCATTTTGCATGTACTCCATATTAGAATCTCTAAATGGACTTGTACTTTGTATTCAGGAATTTAGTGGGTATTTTTTTCTATATTAGGTGTATATACACCCATATACCAAAAGTTCCTGTCCCTACCTCGTTCTACCCATTTGTTATAATGATCTACTCCGTCTTATAAGACCTTTTAGCTATTTCAACATATTAACTACATACAGACTTTCTCCGTCCCGGATACTTGTCACACAAAtagataaaactggatgtatctaaaactgaaaataccaaaaatatgtctagatacatttagttctgcgacaagtaattcagTACGGAAGGAGTACTAAAATAAGTAAAATACATACTAAAGTGTGTCTTAACATACATACTAATAAAAAAGCTAAAAGTCTTATATtagggaacggagggagtagtagtataAACCAGATGGGAGCAAAACAAGAACATGTAGCAGACCAAAGTCTTTCCATCATATGTTTCTTCGTCAAATTACATGCATGTAATCTTCTTGCCGAATACAGAGGCGCACACACGATCCAAATCTTGCTTCAACCTAGGTGGGAGAGCAAGGACACGCACGACATGCTAACACGAGCTGCTACTCCAAACGCACTCCCCTTCTTTTGCTGTAACCACCATCACCACGAAAAAACCATACGCAGATATATCTTCCTAACGAGCCAACAAATCCAACAAGGCGCATTTCATATCCGCAGCTGCTGTCCGTCATCATATGTCAGCTGAGAGGAAGTTGTCAGACAAGGTAACCTGGAGAGGAAACAGAGGAGTCAGCAAGCATATCGCATCGAAACAAGATCAATTTTGCGAGTCTAGCTAGAGCGGAAGAGAGTGATTGATTACCTTCTCGCCCAACTTGAACGGCGCCAGGCCTCTGTATGGGCAGGTGCTGCATCGGAAAGCGTCGCCCAACCCACACTGAAATTGCAGGTTCACAGAGAATAATGTGAGATATTCACTTGACCACATGCATGCAACGACTAGTGGAGATCACAAGTGGCATTGTATGTCTACAAAGAAGCTATTGTACTTACACTGCCACAAGCTGAGACAGGGTTATCAATCTGTTCTGCAGTGAGCCCCAGCTTCTCCACCTTCTGCTCAGCCTCGGCCCTGCCACAACTGCAGTTCTTGCATGCCTTCTTTGTGGCTCCCACTTCACAATCTCCGACTGGTGAAACAACAGCCAACCTCTTAGCATCTAAACCAAAATTGAACATCTCCACAAGATTTAAACAAGATCTGGGGGTTTGTTGGCTTTACCAACTGGAAGCTGTGGCTTCTTCAAGTCCTCCTCAGTCAAGAGGCTGTCTTCGTCAATCAGTTCATCATCATCGTCAATTTCAATCTTTggaagagcctttactgctttctTCAGGGGAAAGGAAGAACCCATAATCCAAGAAGGCTTCTTTGCCTTGATCTGTAAGTGATCCCAGTTAGCACTCGTCAATAGAGAAAACCATGTACAGAGCAGCCTTAACAAGATGTGTCATACTCACAGTAACAGATTGCACGCTATCTTGCGAGTTTGTAGCAGAAGCTTGCACTTCAACAAAACCACCCATGAGTAGCTGGCGCTCGATATAATTGTTTGGCTAATGCAGAGGGAAACAGAAAATCAGGTTGTGCTAAATTAACATTACAAGACAATGGATACGAGCAAAAACAGACACATAATTTACCTTCTGGTCAGCGGAGGGTGTGAAGCTCTGTACCAGCACAATTCCACCAGCTTTCAGCACTCGGCTAATTTCAGCAACCAACTTATCTCCAAAGCTCTCAACCTTTTTTATAACAGACAGAACAGCACCCACGGACGCGTCATCAAAAGGCAACTTCCCACCTGACCCATGTTGACAACAAAGGCTTAGAACAGGTTCATGAAAGACTTGTTCACACAAGAATGTGACATACTAAAGCATAGCAGAATGAAAACTGAACACAACTAAGTGCACTCCCCGCAGCTTCTGAGGCAAGACATCGAATCATCTCTCCATGCAACAAACGTTGGCTAAATTACATAGTTTGTATCAGCACTACATTGAAGTTCATGAGTGCACTCCTGATAGGAAGAAAACCAACCTATTTTTGTTCTCCTTTTCTCAACTGGTATTATGTCTTTCGTGTGTATTCTTATATTTGAAAGATGGACATGCAGAGGGACATTTAAGAACTTGGCAATTAGCACATGATGCATAAGCTGTAAGTCAGAAACTACAATGACAAAGGTAAACTCCAATGAAGCTGATCAGGAGTGCCCCTAAATCGATTGCAATTGAACTGCGACGAAGCAACACAAGACCAAATTAGAACCAGCACACAGGCAGTGTGCTGAAGTAAGGGGGACCCTCAAATCTGATTCTAACCTAGCCCTAGAGAAATATTATCACCTCAGGTGTTATTTATTCTATACATGCAGTGGGTCCTAACCTAGAATAGGCATCCGCGCGGCTCCAGGTCACAACTGACCCATGTTGACAACAAAGTTTTACAAACAGGTGCATGACAGATTTAAGTTTTATACAAGGATGTGGCATATTGAAACTGAAGTCTAAGTAAGAATCATCAAGAGAAAAAACAACGAAATGTCTACTCCCAGATTTGCGAACTACGCAACAATTGGATTGTCTGTCCATAAGAAAGACGTTGGGACAAATAACATAGTGTGTAATAGGCAATTCATATATCAGCCCATGAGTGGTAGCCTAATAGCCAAATGTTCTATTCTGTGAGATTTAGTATATTTTTCTTCCAACGAAACGAGAATATAAGCATTGCTTTTTTTTTCCACTTCTTTATATGTATGTATCTTCTGTGTATTCTTTATATGTGTAGAGTAATACTTTAAGTTAGCTAAGATTGTCATATGTAGAATAAGTTTAAACGCATCAAGTCTAGATATGAAATGGTATTCCCACCGAGGGAGTACGTGTTACTCCTCCCAGCGTTATGACACAACAATAAAACATTTGTACACACAACAGACATTAGCCAAATTACATAGTTTGCACTAGCACTACATAAGTGCATGAGTGATGTCCTGATGGGAGAATGATCTTCTCCTTTTCTCTCGCGATTAAAGCGATGATACCAACCTATTTTTCTCCATTCTCTATTGGTAGTACGTGTTATATGTGTATTCTTATCTTATATTTAACAGATAGATAGGTAGATTGACATTTAAGAACTGGGCAATTAGCATTCGAGGCATAAGCTTCAATCATAAGCTACAACAACAGAAGGTAAACTCCAATCAAGCATATCAGGAGTGCACATAGATTAATCAAAACTGAACCGCAGCGAAGTCGCAACAGAAGACCAAATTAGAACCAGCACACAGGTAGTGTGCTGATAAGCAATGGGCAACCTCACATCTGATTCTAATCTAACCCTCAAGAAATATTATCATCTCACATGTATTTCTTCTAAACATGCAGCAGGTCCTAACCCTATCATAGGCATACGCGCGGCTTTGGGTCCCACCTGACCCATGTTTACAACAAAGTTTTGTGAACAGGTACATGACAGAGTTAAGTTTCATACAAGGATGTGGCTTATTGAAACTGAAAGTCCAAGTAAAAGTCGTCAAGAGCAAAAATAATGAAATGTTTACTCCCAGATTTGTGAAGCACACAGCAATTGGATTGTTTGTCCATAAGAAAGACGCCGGGACACATAACATACCGTGTAATAGATAATTCATATAGCAGCCCATGAGTGGTAGGCTAACAGCCAGAGATGTTCTACTATGTGAGATAGTGTATATTTTTATCTGGACGGATGCGAGCggacagaaatgagtgaacaaacacactaaaacgtGTCAATATACATCTGATTTAGTTAAAAGTCAGAATATCctatatttgtgaacggagggagCGGTAAGTACTATGTACTATGTGTTATATGTGTATTGTTCACATGTGCAGAGTAGCACTTTAAAGTTAGCAAAGATTATCATACGTTGAATAAGTTTAAACGGATCAAATCTAAGTATGAACGAGCAAGAGGGCAATATATGGTGATGAGCAAGGGGCAATCCCAAATTTGATTTATAAGCCACCGCTCGAGAAAGAGCCCTTGGATTTTATATATTCTATACTAGTGTAATAAAGATGCAGCGGGTCCTAACCCTAGCatgggcggggcggggcggggcgacGCTTGAGCGAAATCGGTAACAGGGGGAAAGGGGCGAGATGGAGGAGAAGCTGTTACCGACCGAGCGAGGCGCACTGCGTGATGACGACGACCTCCTCCCGCGAGACCCCGGCAGCCGCCGCCAGGTCCCCCACCGCGCGGAGAGGCAGGGCCAGCTCGTCCGTCACCGCGAGCGCCGCCGCCATGTGGCCCGCCCCCGACGGAATCACCTGCAACAGCGAGGAGGAGGCAGAGAGGGGAGGGGGGAATCGTTCGCCCCTGGTCAGATGAAcggccggcgacggcggcggcgggagcagGTGGATCGAATGGGAAAGCAGGGGGATTGCTTCGAGGCGCTTACGGATGGATGGATCTGAAGAGGGCGCgtggaggcggggaagaagaggaaATCCCGTgggcgggcgggcgggcgggcgggcgcGCGAGAGGGGAAGGGGAACTCGGGTTTTGGTTGCGTGCGCTCTGGAAGCTTCCCTTCCGTGGCGGTGCGGCAACGAGGAGAAGGagtgggaacggcggcggcgcgtgAGGGGTCAGGGTTGTCCCGTCTAGGGCTGGCCAAACGGGCCGGGCCGGGCCAGCCCATCATAATCATGCCTGGCACGTCATGCCGGGAGCAACTAGTTAAGGAGCGCTCCTTCGAAATCCTCACAACCATCACTTGGGGTGGGATAAAAGCGCGCCATTTGGCGTGCGCTTTCTTcgattttttatttattttatcgcACATGTTTTTGGCTTTTTAAATGTTTTTTCGGTTTTTTTGACTTTTTTTGTTTTTCACCGGCCTTCCAAAGCTTTCGGACCAAAAAAATTTGTGCGGAAAAACGTGTTTTTTTTGCTTTCTCAAGAGACATGGTTTTGCTTTTGCGAGAGGGACAACCATGCCTCTCAAAAACGAAAAAAatatgttttttgtttttttcttttggaaaccgaaaaaaatgtgttttctttttcttttcttccacGAGACGCACAGTTGTGCCtctttcagaaaggaaaaaaacatgcTCCCGGTTCGGTCTTTTGTCCGGTTTTTTGTGAAAAAAAGTattgtcaaaacctatcaacatgtggtctagttttgaagatctcaacGCGAAGAGTCCAATGGTGAAAACAGTTTGAGATTTCGATGCACTCTTTaggagataaaacgttttgaataaacagACGAAA contains:
- the LOC109783541 gene encoding anamorsin homolog, whose product is MAAALAVTDELALPLRAVGDLAAAAGVSREEVVVITQCASLGGKLPFDDASVGAVLSVIKKVESFGDKLVAEISRVLKAGGIVLVQSFTPSADQKPNNYIERQLLMGGFVEVQASATNSQDSVQSVTIKAKKPSWIMGSSFPLKKAVKALPKIEIDDDDELIDEDSLLTEEDLKKPQLPVVGDCEVGATKKACKNCSCGRAEAEQKVEKLGLTAEQIDNPVSACGSCGLGDAFRCSTCPYRGLAPFKLGEKVTLSDNFLSADI